The following coding sequences lie in one Kiritimatiellia bacterium genomic window:
- a CDS encoding carbohydrate-binding family 9-like protein, with protein MSRHFHKQIIMGFCLLAACTRIVCADWLGPYQVLKTETPISVDGKLDEPVWQKAGVIHFKDIATGESPALESEARLAWDDQYFYAAMTFKDPNVWGTVDIAKPGKWRDMQHPRGEYEMMYWDCFAKFFFDPDADGRNYLEFHINPLNSMFDAFIAKGMDSLYRPLRTGCCGVGYTVNVEWKSRGVLHAVHVDGTLNDFSDADKGWSVELAILWEDIQTFIRENCPPKNGDIWKSHLGWVWRKGPGGDRHYWTWPVMGIIACHTPDKWETIQFVDPNASQSAEKIWRGGWAGKEKDPQTLVDTAKKLGFSALIIHASDDFNYLNDLCLMAGKSGIDVYYWFHIIGNQKNKDWWQVVTPGEAEKAKRIKEDGSPGKHGYQSGGEPVNDETDVHTGEFLCFHRPEVMEHCRQKLEKVLRECPGLAGIAFDYFGYKNYRGCHCPVSEKMFEDYYRRWFVRCGLDGKVARDDAFAQFSLDTLVDFNNRLAEYCRQIKPGVKIGTHIYPAFIANPVYGNRLDVDYCMQTVAWFFEPFWNSGKIEKYTAIVLQDAKRYFASCHGIPFVGIYLDNKDPKMNKPVERFRKELQIIRKHTQSFSVCPFNVFIDHPELGDIFIREMGLPDDNQ; from the coding sequence ATGTCGCGACATTTTCACAAGCAGATTATCATGGGATTTTGTCTTCTTGCCGCCTGCACCCGGATTGTATGCGCTGATTGGCTTGGCCCTTATCAAGTCTTGAAGACCGAGACGCCAATTTCAGTTGACGGCAAACTGGATGAACCGGTCTGGCAAAAAGCCGGAGTCATACACTTTAAAGACATAGCCACCGGAGAATCTCCCGCCCTGGAATCCGAGGCCAGGCTCGCCTGGGACGATCAATATTTTTATGCCGCCATGACTTTCAAAGACCCGAACGTATGGGGCACGGTGGATATTGCCAAACCAGGAAAATGGCGGGACATGCAGCATCCGCGGGGGGAATATGAAATGATGTATTGGGACTGTTTTGCCAAATTTTTCTTTGATCCGGATGCCGATGGCAGGAATTATCTTGAGTTTCACATCAACCCGCTTAATTCAATGTTTGATGCTTTTATCGCAAAGGGTATGGATTCGTTGTATCGTCCCCTTCGGACGGGCTGCTGCGGGGTAGGCTATACCGTTAACGTGGAGTGGAAAAGCAGGGGCGTGCTTCATGCCGTGCACGTTGACGGCACACTCAATGATTTCTCTGATGCCGACAAAGGATGGTCGGTTGAACTGGCCATTCTCTGGGAAGACATTCAGACTTTTATCAGAGAAAATTGTCCTCCCAAAAACGGAGATATCTGGAAGTCGCATCTGGGCTGGGTCTGGCGGAAAGGGCCGGGCGGTGACCGTCACTACTGGACATGGCCTGTCATGGGAATCATCGCCTGTCATACTCCGGACAAATGGGAGACCATTCAATTTGTTGATCCGAATGCGTCCCAATCGGCGGAAAAAATCTGGCGCGGCGGCTGGGCAGGTAAGGAAAAAGACCCTCAGACTCTCGTTGACACGGCTAAAAAGCTTGGTTTTTCCGCGCTGATCATTCACGCCAGCGACGATTTCAACTACCTGAATGATCTTTGTTTAATGGCTGGGAAGTCCGGTATTGATGTTTACTACTGGTTCCATATTATTGGAAATCAAAAGAACAAGGACTGGTGGCAGGTTGTTACCCCCGGGGAGGCTGAAAAGGCAAAGCGCATAAAAGAGGATGGGTCCCCCGGCAAACATGGCTATCAAAGCGGCGGCGAACCGGTCAATGATGAGACCGATGTCCATACCGGCGAATTCCTTTGCTTCCACCGTCCGGAGGTGATGGAGCACTGCCGGCAAAAGCTGGAAAAGGTTCTGAGGGAATGCCCGGGACTGGCTGGCATCGCATTTGATTATTTCGGTTACAAAAATTACCGGGGCTGTCATTGCCCGGTTTCCGAAAAAATGTTTGAAGATTATTACAGGAGATGGTTTGTTCGGTGTGGGCTTGATGGCAAAGTGGCGCGGGACGATGCGTTTGCGCAGTTTTCACTGGATACGCTGGTTGACTTCAATAACCGTCTGGCCGAATATTGCCGGCAGATCAAGCCCGGGGTAAAGATCGGCACCCATATTTATCCCGCCTTTATTGCCAATCCCGTCTATGGGAACAGGTTGGACGTGGATTACTGCATGCAGACGGTTGCCTGGTTTTTTGAGCCCTTCTGGAATTCCGGGAAAATTGAGAAATACACCGCAATTGTCTTGCAGGATGCAAAACGATATTTTGCCAGTTGCCATGGAATCCCGTTTGTGGGCATTTACCTTGACAACAAAGACCCCAAAATGAACAAGCCGGTTGAACGCTTCCGTAAGGAGTTGCAGATCATCAGGAAACACACGCAATCCTTCAGTGTCTGCCCTTTCAATGTTTTCATTGACCATCCCGAGCTTGGCGACATTTTTATCCGGGAAATGGGACTTCCAGATGACAATCAATAA
- a CDS encoding Gfo/Idh/MocA family oxidoreductase, protein MKDVELNAACDKRKERLDDYGRKYRIPRLYEDLETMLDSEKPDLLHIVTPPAIREEPMELAARCGVKGIIVEKPIALNPAQAGRIKALADRTGMKIAVNMQRRYFKTCRDLKKILDEGTIGDLQWIRCVTKGNILSMGPHLVDLLLFFMNNVSPLRVWAMAVGMNGYDYGHPAPANMLVQYVFPGEKVVYFEDAEDAVGTSDEKDFWQHLEFDFWGTKGCAWWAQNRDWGYHAEGMRQTFTEKCSWAESDVPGQREFTRAMAAWLDDGEKLHLNCLENTLKGFNLIMATLQAAYTGKRVELPCAVPDDIVNRLEAKLK, encoded by the coding sequence ATCAAGGATGTTGAATTAAATGCGGCCTGTGACAAGCGCAAGGAGCGGTTGGACGACTATGGAAGAAAGTATCGGATCCCGCGCCTTTACGAGGACCTGGAAACAATGTTGGATAGCGAAAAGCCCGATCTTTTGCATATTGTTACCCCGCCTGCCATCCGCGAGGAACCGATGGAACTGGCGGCGCGGTGCGGAGTGAAGGGTATTATCGTGGAAAAACCGATCGCGCTCAATCCGGCCCAGGCTGGCCGGATCAAGGCCCTGGCCGACCGGACCGGCATGAAGATTGCCGTGAACATGCAGAGGCGCTACTTTAAAACCTGCCGGGACTTGAAAAAAATACTGGATGAAGGAACCATCGGGGACCTTCAATGGATTCGTTGCGTTACCAAGGGGAATATTCTTTCCATGGGGCCCCATCTGGTTGATCTTCTCCTGTTTTTTATGAATAATGTCAGTCCCCTCCGCGTATGGGCCATGGCCGTTGGAATGAACGGATATGACTACGGTCACCCGGCGCCTGCCAACATGCTGGTGCAATACGTTTTTCCGGGCGAAAAGGTCGTTTATTTTGAGGACGCCGAGGACGCCGTCGGCACGTCGGACGAAAAGGATTTCTGGCAGCATCTTGAGTTTGATTTCTGGGGGACGAAAGGCTGCGCCTGGTGGGCGCAGAACCGTGATTGGGGCTATCACGCCGAAGGCATGCGACAAACTTTTACTGAGAAATGCTCCTGGGCGGAAAGCGATGTGCCGGGGCAGAGGGAATTCACCCGTGCCATGGCCGCCTGGCTGGATGACGGCGAAAAATTGCACTTGAACTGCCTGGAGAACACCCTGAAAGGGTTCAACCTGATTATGGCAACGCTTCAGGCGGCATATACCGGCAAACGGGTGGAATTGCCGTGCGCGGTTCCGGATGATATCGTGAACAGACTGGAGGCGAAACTTAAATGA
- a CDS encoding right-handed parallel beta-helix repeat-containing protein, producing MRKQLTMALAALAVESAVGITICVCPPGQGANNPPYTNWADASTNIIEAVNSASDGDVVLVTNGTYILTNQINVVQNITMQSVNGCSNTLVNGNYPNVTNRCFYVTNAGCVVNGFTITNGALPSGGSGGGVYLVRGTVKNCLIVNNTIEGGGVNGLGAGLYIEYGTLTNSVVMRNGGARSGGGAYLSRGYVYNCQFSENTNTPLTGAAGIRNKYGVVYDTVISDNYGYGMSIENNAFALRCIISGNTFMGLYFMDANAAASVKGCLVVSNEVYGIRIYNGTGCVENCTVVDNNIGVCATGAVIHAASFLNTIIADSTSGTNWFLEPGKTFFTNCCTTPLVTNGPGNIDSPPLFQNAVAGNYRLAGSSPCINAGLNQNWMTNAVDLDGRIRIRYRAVDIGAYEGMHEGTIYIGF from the coding sequence ATGAGAAAACAATTGACAATGGCATTGGCCGCATTGGCCGTGGAATCGGCGGTTGGCATCACTATTTGTGTCTGTCCGCCGGGACAAGGGGCAAATAATCCGCCCTATACGAATTGGGCCGATGCCTCTACCAATATTATCGAGGCCGTGAACAGTGCATCCGACGGAGATGTCGTTCTGGTTACCAACGGTACTTACATTTTAACGAATCAAATTAACGTCGTGCAAAATATTACCATGCAGAGTGTTAACGGCTGTTCCAACACGCTTGTGAACGGAAATTATCCAAATGTAACCAATCGTTGTTTTTATGTCACCAACGCCGGTTGTGTTGTGAATGGCTTCACTATCACAAACGGAGCATTGCCAAGCGGTGGTTCGGGGGGTGGAGTGTATCTTGTGCGCGGAACGGTCAAAAACTGTCTGATTGTCAACAACACAATTGAAGGAGGAGGAGTCAACGGGTTGGGGGCCGGATTATATATCGAATATGGAACGCTGACCAATTCAGTCGTTATGAGAAACGGTGGGGCCAGGAGTGGAGGTGGTGCATACCTCAGTCGTGGATACGTATATAACTGTCAATTTTCAGAAAATACCAATACCCCTTTAACCGGAGCGGCGGGAATTCGGAATAAATACGGCGTTGTTTATGATACCGTGATTTCTGATAATTATGGCTATGGAATGAGCATAGAAAACAATGCGTTCGCTTTGAGATGTATTATTAGCGGTAACACATTCATGGGACTATACTTTATGGATGCGAACGCTGCGGCCAGCGTTAAAGGGTGTCTTGTGGTTAGTAATGAGGTTTACGGGATCAGGATTTATAATGGCACTGGTTGTGTGGAAAACTGCACGGTTGTGGATAATAACATCGGAGTGTGCGCCACCGGTGCAGTAATTCATGCGGCTTCATTTCTCAATACGATTATTGCTGACAGTACCAGCGGTACAAATTGGTTCCTTGAGCCGGGCAAGACATTTTTCACAAATTGTTGCACGACTCCTTTGGTCACCAACGGCCCGGGTAATATTGATTCGCCGCCGTTGTTTCAAAATGCTGTGGCAGGCAACTATCGTTTGGCGGGCTCGTCTCCCTGCATCAATGCCGGTCTGAATCAAAATTGGATGACGAATGCCGTGGATTTGGACGGCCGCATCAGAATCCGTTACAGGGCCGTGGATATCGGCGCCTACGAGGGAATGCATGAAGGCACGATTTACATAGGTTTTTAA
- a CDS encoding RHS repeat protein yields MILILLKIFRLLNGSIPSRQIQLGITIPPDRWIIWRVKPDGTIISNVYDFAGCLIAVRAEKDGMTDEISYTYDSAGRLETVNRGGNAIQYSYDAFLQTGETTPTGTITRELSII; encoded by the coding sequence TTGATTCTGATCTTGTTAAAAATATTCCGGCTACTGAATGGTTCGATTCCGAGCCGACAAATACAGCTTGGCATTACAATTCCGCCCGACAGATGGATTATCTGGCGGGTCAAGCCTGATGGGACGATCATTTCCAACGTGTATGACTTTGCCGGATGTTTGATTGCCGTTCGTGCGGAAAAGGACGGAATGACTGATGAAATCAGTTATACGTATGACAGTGCAGGGCGGTTGGAAACAGTAAATCGCGGTGGCAACGCGATTCAATATTCCTACGACGCCTTCCTGCAAACCGGAGAAACGACACCGACTGGAACAATCACGCGAGAATTATCAATCATATAG
- a CDS encoding Gfo/Idh/MocA family oxidoreductase, producing the protein MKKNTIRVGIAGLDGHGPVFTRQVNEARAVKGMKVVVAMPFPSVMVSKKQLAANVETVRRLGVAVVDDPDDLAQGVDGILILHDDGSKHLELARMFADKGKPLFIDKPLEAGVVRARALVDMCRRRGVKIFSASSLRFTPEMQKTLSGRENGRILSAMTYAPFILRPTMPGWIYYAIHAVEPLYALMGPGCREVRCLDHGHGPVAIGTWKDGRLGMARGVKKGAHEYGFTVWKEKRAESAVIDVARIYNELLKQIRRFFETSRPIVPPEESLEVIAFMEAANKSMAAGGRPVRVKAET; encoded by the coding sequence ATGAAAAAAAACACGATCAGGGTTGGAATTGCCGGTTTGGACGGACACGGTCCGGTGTTCACGCGGCAGGTCAATGAGGCGCGCGCGGTCAAGGGGATGAAAGTTGTCGTCGCCATGCCGTTTCCGTCGGTGATGGTTTCAAAAAAACAACTGGCGGCCAACGTGGAGACCGTGCGCCGGCTCGGCGTCGCGGTGGTGGACGATCCGGATGATCTCGCGCAGGGGGTGGATGGTATTCTTATTTTACATGATGACGGTTCCAAACACCTGGAACTGGCGCGGATGTTCGCCGATAAGGGCAAACCGCTCTTCATTGACAAACCCCTGGAAGCCGGCGTGGTCAGGGCCAGGGCACTGGTGGATATGTGCCGCCGGCGGGGTGTGAAAATTTTCAGCGCCTCGTCACTGCGTTTCACGCCTGAAATGCAAAAAACGCTCTCCGGCCGGGAAAACGGCCGTATCCTCTCGGCCATGACTTATGCCCCTTTTATATTGCGGCCGACCATGCCGGGCTGGATTTATTACGCCATTCATGCCGTGGAGCCGCTCTATGCCCTCATGGGGCCGGGTTGCCGCGAGGTGCGCTGTCTGGATCACGGGCACGGTCCCGTGGCCATCGGAACATGGAAAGACGGACGGCTGGGCATGGCCCGGGGCGTGAAAAAGGGAGCGCATGAATACGGCTTTACCGTCTGGAAGGAAAAGCGCGCTGAATCGGCGGTGATTGATGTTGCGCGGATTTACAATGAATTATTGAAGCAAATCAGACGGTTTTTTGAGACCTCCCGCCCGATCGTGCCGCCGGAAGAATCGCTGGAGGTGATTGCGTTCATGGAGGCCGCCAATAAATCCATGGCCGCCGGCGGACGTCCGGTCAGGGTAAAGGCGGAAACTTGA
- a CDS encoding amidohydrolase family protein: protein MVFNDIHIHSHAKKDGQISTADLLKRMDKAGLEHIAVLSWYGRDLREQRDNIIQTGKLIAKAPDRIYGLAWIEPRHKMPLGLLDWAVEKYRYRGFKMIPNNWYPYEEPILKYCAKMAVLKAPCLFHSGILYFETFSSRFCRPAYYEALLQIPRFRFALAHISWPWTDECLALFGHARSARNAGYSTAEMFIDITPGTPPNYREDALRRLIAFGAEDFMIYGTDSSLSNVGTRSMKGMKRELAVYKRAGISFKTAEKICRSNFELFFSDTACQRTV, encoded by the coding sequence ATGGTCTTTAATGACATTCATATTCATTCCCATGCTAAAAAGGATGGTCAGATATCCACGGCTGACTTGCTAAAACGCATGGATAAGGCAGGCTTGGAGCATATCGCGGTTTTATCATGGTATGGTCGTGATCTGCGGGAACAAAGGGATAATATCATTCAGACTGGAAAGTTGATTGCTAAAGCGCCGGATCGTATTTACGGTTTGGCGTGGATTGAGCCTCGACATAAGATGCCGCTGGGGCTTCTGGATTGGGCGGTGGAAAAATATCGTTACCGTGGTTTTAAAATGATACCAAACAATTGGTATCCTTATGAAGAACCTATTTTGAAATATTGCGCCAAAATGGCTGTTTTAAAAGCGCCATGTTTGTTCCATTCCGGCATTTTATATTTCGAGACATTTTCTTCACGGTTTTGTCGCCCGGCATATTATGAGGCGTTGTTACAGATACCGCGTTTTCGTTTTGCTCTGGCGCATATTTCATGGCCGTGGACTGATGAATGCCTTGCGCTTTTTGGCCACGCCCGTAGTGCTCGTAACGCCGGATATTCGACGGCCGAGATGTTTATTGACATCACGCCGGGTACTCCGCCGAATTACCGGGAAGATGCGTTGCGGCGGCTTATCGCGTTTGGCGCGGAAGATTTTATGATTTATGGTACCGATTCATCGCTTTCGAACGTGGGGACACGATCCATGAAGGGGATGAAGCGTGAGTTGGCTGTATACAAAAGGGCGGGGATATCCTTCAAAACGGCGGAGAAAATTTGTCGTTCAAATTTTGAACTTTTTTTTTCTGATACGGCCTGCCAAAGAACAGTGTGA